Genomic segment of Triticum aestivum cultivar Chinese Spring chromosome 6A, IWGSC CS RefSeq v2.1, whole genome shotgun sequence:
AACGTCATCGTCAACACGGTTTGGCTCTACGCCGCCTCCCCCCCTgcccgcttcgccgccgccgacaCCGTTGTCGATGTCGTCGACATCGATGACATCAAGCACAGATCCTTCCACGGCCTCAATCGCGTGGTCCACGATGCCGATCGGAACTATGACTACTACTACGCTGCCGCTGCTGCCGCGAAGCACCCCAACTGCGAGGCCTTCGCCGCATTCGCGCAGTCGGGGGTTGCCACAAGCCCCGCCGTCACAGAGCTGCTCGCCGGTGGCAGCAGCGCCCATCTCTCCGCCGAGGATGTCGAGCGGCTGGCCGTCCTACTCGTTCGACCCTCGGCTCCTCCGCTCGACTCTTGCCTGGTGCCAGAGCCCCAGTTCCCGGCGGAGAGGGAGGAGTACATCAGAGCCGGGCAACGATGGAGACGGAAGCTGGCTAACATGGCGATTCAGCACTGGAGCCGCACCATTGGGGTCAGTCCCTTTATCCAACAATAATCACATCTTCATACATCTTCATACGCCTATTTTATTTCCTGGCCATTGGTGCTAATCGTCAAGTCGTCATTGCTATGTACTGCAAATTTCTTCCTCCCAAGGGGCCAGAGCTACAGCTCCATGTTGTTTGTGACGCCAGTGTTGACAGCCATGGTTACCAACATATCAACTTCATGGCCTCTGCAACAGATAGTCCGGCGGCCATACAACTCTTCTTTGCGGAATATGCAAGAAAAATGGGGGTCGTGCTTTGCTGCCCTGTCCAAGACTCCGTCTCTCTAAGCGGTAAGCAGTATACTCTCATAATCAGAGTACCTACTCCCTCCGTACTTATGTTAGTGAGCAAAATCTTAGCTCTCTTTGATAGAGAACGAATAATACCACTACTATATTTAATCATCTCAGGAGTGTGTGAGGATCAGTCGAACGATGCTACAACGTAACTCATTCGTGCTTTTCGATGATGATATTTAAGTTTGGATC
This window contains:
- the LOC123130405 gene encoding uncharacterized protein; its protein translation is MSPRRRDRPRKRPNPMEARAAKATSATSFSKPPPLALPKTAQFFFRHLPGHSRGGASVVPHAEWVRKTALRDSIHDAYLRALARLPLNGPHGVPTVPSLLPALLAGGHCFGPLPDGASNVIVNTVWLYAASPPARFAAADTVVDVVDIDDIKHRSFHGLNRVVHDADRNYDYYYAAAAAAKHPNCEAFAAFAQSGVATSPAVTELLAGGSSAHLSAEDVERLAVLLVRPSAPPLDSCLVPEPQFPAEREEYIRAGQRWRRKLANMAIQHWSRTIGGPELQLHVVCDASVDSHGYQHINFMASATDSPAAIQLFFAEYARKMGVVLCCPVQDSVSLSGHCDLCESLHQRLINPSFGAYNFRSPLDATSGIIDFDVANLLDIKYARHLWGSRHMDRVFYPYDDFHSSAEWKWDFMVIR